Genomic DNA from Acidimicrobiales bacterium:
GGATCTCCTCCGGCGACGCCACCGTGCGGGCCACCAGGTCGACCGCCACCAGGAACGTGGCCCCCAGCAGGGCCGTCACCGGGATCGACCGGCGGTGGTCGTGGCCGACCAGGAACCGGGCTCCGTGGGGCAGCAGCAGCCCCACGAACCCGATGGCGCCGCTGACCGCCACGACCGTCGCCGTCACCAGGGACGTGAGCACCACCAGCCAGCGCCGCAGCCGGGCCACGTCGACGCCCAGCGCCGCGGCGGTGTCGTCGCCCGCCAGCAGGGCGTTGAGGTGCCGGCCATGCGCCCACAGCACGACCGTGCCCGTCACGACGGCCAGCGCCGCCGGGACGAGCTTGGCCCAGCTCGCCCCCGACAGGCTGCCCAGCAGCCAGAACACGACCGACCGCACGGCGTCCGCGCGGGGAGCGCGGTAGATCAGGAAGCTCGAGATCGCCGACGCCGTGTAGGCCACCGCCGTGCCGGTCAGCACGATCCGCAGCGGCGTCACCGCCCGCCGGGTCGCCAACACCACCACGACCCCGGTGGCCGTCAGCGCCCCGACGAACGCAGCGCCCGACAGTGCCCAAACCCCCAGGCCGGCGCCCGCCCCGAAGGCGATGACCGCCACGGCCCCCACCGAGGCTCCCGACGAGATGCCCAGCAGGTACGGGTCCGCGATCGGGTTCCGCACCGCCGCCTGCAGCGCGGCCCCGACCACCGCCAGGCCCGCCCCCACCAACGCGGCGAGCAGCACCCGGGGGACGCGCACCACCCAGACGATCGTCTCGGTCGACCCTCCCGGTCCCTCGACCGGCAGGCCGAGGCGCTCGCCCACGACCGCCCACACGTCGCCGGCCGGTAGGCGGACCGACCCGATCGACACCGCCAGCGTCGCCACCCCGACCAGGACCACGACCAGCGCGGCGGCCGCGCCGGCGGCCCGGCCCCGCCCCTCGTTCGGCGCCCGGCTCGCGGGCGGGGCGTCGCCATACGCGTCCGCCGGAGCGGCGATCGTGTCCGTGACGTGCCTCCCAGCTCAGGCGCTCCTCGGATCCCGGAGCGCAGGCGCACGGATCCTCACAGCGCCACGCTCCGGCGCCAACGACCACCATTTGGTGCTAACGGCGTGCGCCGGCAGCCAGGTCGGCTTGTGTCACTGCCGTCGGGCAGGTGGTCGTGCGTCGCCGGTGCGTCGGAGTTGA
This window encodes:
- a CDS encoding iron ABC transporter permease, which translates into the protein MVLVGVATLAVSIGSVRLPAGDVWAVVGERLGLPVEGPGGSTETIVWVVRVPRVLLAALVGAGLAVVGAALQAAVRNPIADPYLLGISSGASVGAVAVIAFGAGAGLGVWALSGAAFVGALTATGVVVVLATRRAVTPLRIVLTGTAVAYTASAISSFLIYRAPRADAVRSVVFWLLGSLSGASWAKLVPAALAVVTGTVVLWAHGRHLNALLAGDDTAAALGVDVARLRRWLVVLTSLVTATVVAVSGAIGFVGLLLPHGARFLVGHDHRRSIPVTALLGATFLVAVDLVARTVASPEEIPVGIITAGLGAPFFLWALNRRTHDGVAAR